The Castor canadensis chromosome 13, mCasCan1.hap1v2, whole genome shotgun sequence genome has a window encoding:
- the LOC109701472 gene encoding olfactory receptor 13C7-like, which yields MEVANQSIANEFVLLGLSDHPKLEKTFFVLILSMYLVILLGNGVLILVTILDSHLHTPMYFFLGNLSFLDICYTTSSVPLVLDGFLTPRKTISFSACAVQMFLSFAMGATECVLLGMMAFDRYVAICSPLRYPVVMSKAAYVPMAAGSWVTGGANSLVQISLAVQLPFCGDNVVNHFTCEVLAVLKLACADISINVISMGVANVIFLGVPVLFIFISYIFILTTILRIPSAEGRKKAFSTCSAHLTVVLIFYGTILFMYAKPKSKDPLGADKQDFSDKLISLFYGVLTPMLNPIIYSLRNKDVKVSMKNLVSQKCFT from the coding sequence atggaaGTGGCCAACCAATCTATTGCTAATGAATTTGTCTTGCTGGGGCTGTCAGATCACCCGAAGCTGGAGAAAACGTTCTTTGTGCTCATCTTGTCCATGTACCTGGTGATCCTGCTGGGCAATGGAGTTCTCATCCTGGTGACCATCCTTGACTCCCACCTGCACAcgcccatgtacttcttcctgggGAACCTCTCCTTCCTGGACATCTGCTACACAACCTCCTCAGTTCCTCTAGTCCTGGATGGTTTCCTCACTCCCAGGAAAACCATCTCCTTCTCAGCCTGCGCTGTGCAGATGTTTCTCTCCTTTGCCATGGGAGCCACAGAGTGTGTCCTCCTGGGCATGATGGCGtttgaccgctatgtggccatctgcagcCCCCTTCGGTACCCTGTGGTCATGAGCAAGGCTGCCTATGTGCCCATGGCTGCTGGCTCCTGGGTGACTGGTGGAGCCAACTCCTTGGTGCAGATCTCTCTTGCAGTACAATTGCCCTTTTGTGGGGACAATGTCGTTAATCATTTCACCTGTGAGGTCCTGGCAGTTCTGAAACTGGCCTGTGCTGACATCTCCATCAACGTGATTAGCATGGGGGTGGCCAATGTGATCTTCTTGGGGGTCCCAGTTCTGTTCATCTTTATCTCCTACATCTTCATCCTCACCACCATCCTGAGGATCCCCTCCGCTGAGGGGAGGAAAAAGGCCTTCTCCACCTGCTCTGCTCACCTTACTGTGGTGCTTATTTTCTATGGAACTATTCTTTTCATGTATGCAAAGCCCAAGTCAAAAGATCCCTTAGGGGCAGACAAGCAGGATTTTTCAGACAAACTCATCTCCCTATTTTATGGAGTGTTGACCCCCATGCTCAACCCCATCATCTACAGCCTCAGAAACAAGGATGTAAAGGTCTCCATGAAGAACCTGGTGAGTCAGAAATGCTTTACCTGA
- the LOC109701470 gene encoding olfactory receptor 13C7 — MESANQTASVSEFVLLGLSAHPKLEKMFFVLILSTYLVILLGNGVLILVTILDSHLHTPMYFFLGNLSFLDICYTTSSVPLILDSFLAPRKTISFSACAVQMFLSFAMGATECVLLGMMAFDRYVAICSPLRYPVVMSKAAYVPMAISSWAAGSAASVVQTSFAMRLPFCGDNVINHFTCEILAVLKLACADISINVISMGVTNVIFLGVPVLFITFSYVFIIATIMKIPSVEGRKKAFSTCSAHLTVVVIFYGTILFMYGKPKSKDPLGADKQDLADTLISLFYGVLTPMLNPIIYSLRNKDVKAAVRNLVVFQKRFTQ; from the coding sequence ATGGAAAGTGCCAATCAGACAGCCTCTGTGTCAGAGTTTGTTCTCCTGGGCCTCTCAGCTCACCCGAAGCTGGAGAAAATGTTTTTTGTGCTCATCCTGTCCACGTACCTGGTGATCCTGCTGGGCAATGGAGTCCTCATCCTGGTGACCATCCTTGACTCCCACCTGCACAcgcccatgtacttcttcctgggGAACCTCTCCTTCCTGGACATCTGCTACACAACCTCCTCAGTCCCCCTCATTCTTGACAGCTTCCTCGCCCCCAGGAAAACCATCTCCTTCTCAGCCTGTGCTGTGCAGATGTTTCTCTCCTTTGCCATGGGAGCCACAGAGTGTGTCCTCCTGGGCATGATGGCAtttgaccgctatgtggccatctgcagcCCCCTTCGGTACCCTGTGGTCATGAGCAAGGCTGCCTATGTGCCCATGGCCATCAGCTCCTGGGCAGCAGGGAGTGCTGCCTCTGTGGTTCAAACATCCTTTGCAATGCGGCTGCCCTTCTGCGGGGACAATGTCATCAACCACTTCACCTGTGAGATCCTGGCAGTCCTGAAACTGGCCTGTGCTGACATCTCCATCAATGTGATCAGCATGGGGGTGACAAATGTGATTTTCCTGGGGGTCCCAGTCCTGTTCATCACTTTCTCCTATGTCTTCATCATTGCCACCATCATGAAGATCCCTTCCgttgagggaaggaaaaaggccTTCTCCACCTGCTCTGCCCACCTCACAGTCGTGGTCATCTTCTATGGGACCATCCTCTTCATGTATGGGAAGCCCAAGTCTAAGGACCCACTTGGGGCAGACAAGCAGGACCTTGCAGACACACTCATCTCCCTCTTCTATGGGGTGCTGACCCCCATGCTGAACCCcatcatctacagcctgaggaacaaggatgtgaagGCCGCTGTGAGGAACCTCGTGGTATTTCAGAAGCGCTTTACCCAGTGA
- the LOC109701471 gene encoding olfactory receptor 13C7-like, with the protein MVRSNETSPVTGFILLGLSAHPKLEKTFFVLILSMYLVILLGNGVLILVTILDSHLHTPMYFFLGNLSFLDICYTTSSVPLILDSFLAPRKTISFSACAVQMFLSFAMGATECVLLGMMAFDRYVAICSPLRYPVVMSKIVYVPLAISSWAAGSITAMVQTSLAMRLPFCGDNVINHFTCEILAVLKLACADISINVVSMAVANAIFLGVPVLFISFSYVFIIATILRIPSAEGRKKAFSTCSAHLTVVVIFYGTILFMYGKLKSRDPHGADKQDLADKLISLFYGVLTPMLNPIIYSLRNKDVKASVRNLVSQKHFT; encoded by the coding sequence ATGGTCAGGTCCAATGAGACCTCCCCAGTGACAGGGTTTATTCTTCTGGGCCTCTCAGCTCACCCGAAGCTGGAGAAAACGTTCTTTGTGCTCATCCTGTCCATGTACCTGGTGATCCTGCTGGGCAATGGAGTCCTCATCCTGGTGACCATCCTTGACTCCCACCTGCACAcgcccatgtacttcttcctgggGAACCTCTCCTTCCTGGACATCTGCTACACGACCTCCTCAGTCCCCCTCATTCTTGACAGCTTCCTCGCCCCCAGGAAAACCATCTCCTTCTCAGCCTGTGCTGTGCAGATGTTTCTCTCCTTTGCCATGGGAGCCACAGAGTGTGTCCTCCTGGGCATGATGGCGtttgaccgctatgtggccatctgcagcCCCCTTCGGTACCCTGTGGTCATGAGCAAGATTGTCTATGTGCCCCTGGCCATCAGCTCCTGGGCAGCAGGAAGCATCACTGCCATGGTGCAGACATCCCTAGCAATGCGACTGCCCTTCTGTGGAGACAATGTCATCAACCACTTCACCTGTGAGATCCTGGCAGTCCTGAAACTGGCCTGTGCTGACATCTCCATCAACGTGGTCAGCATGGCAGTAGCCAATGCAATCTTCCTGGGCGTCCCAGTCCTGTTCATCTCTTTCTCCTATGTCTTCATCATTGCCACCATCCTGAGGATCCCCTCAGCTGAAGGGAGGAAAAAGGCCTTCTCCACCTGCTCTGCCCACCTCACAGTCGTGGTCATCTTCTATGGGACCATCCTCTTCATGTATGGGAAACTCAAGTCTAGGGATCCACATGGGGCAGACAAGCAGGACCTTGCAGACAAGCTCATCTCCCTCTTCTATGGGGTGCTGACCCCCATGCTGAACCCcatcatctacagcctgaggaacaaggatgtgaagGCCTCTGTGAGGAACCTGGTGAGTCAGAAGCATTTCACCTAG